A genomic stretch from Salvelinus alpinus chromosome 38, SLU_Salpinus.1, whole genome shotgun sequence includes:
- the LOC139566482 gene encoding bromodomain adjacent to zinc finger domain protein 2B-like isoform X6, which produces MESGERLASPAPPTLPTARTSSPAASSSSSSPAPHSKSSLAPSPAASLGSTLSTSGRLYGAMSDQQPYTLSSAFPLVSHPAFGLYTTSSGRPEFGGLGSLGSLGSLGSLGMSAALAAHPQLGALTEWWRAAEAHSRGAAAFLPPFLGLPTMFTPHIQQNHSPMQPPSRTPSKNGQIPKGVNGAVNGSGVSSPTMQGSYSMNASPSLGASQSVKGPKARGPRSSPHSQSHTAELQLEKVPHKPKDKKPSKKPAEVAGVSDSESGSSSDSSSNGAISSDLEDLGGEEDDDDDDDDDDEDEEEDGKCEAWNSEKEKARRAKKKKMKIGTLSSGMKEAQDKRNNLPHSLPSDPPILVPSQHCPSPPTLSQSSPLSLQTSRPREEGLQQHLSVIQSTGLAASSKPLALLTQPRRETSPSPLSASPIPLITSPKGRTTSSPKPPKLLPSSPQNLPLSLCTSLSRSVPLSSSPQSFPLLTSPMANSQQPKPLKTPGSGKASKRKLLEDSLSQINEFRLKQSLLSQGQTFPAAQPKKQQGHRTSRKAAGVKSSSLPPPKLSSPESLGGGGRSTKLPPAPLPPPPQNNHSNLFLSSALLGLAAHPNGVIQSTTAQDAPLALITKPRKDSNKDLSGAGASLSLPVNLSTGGRAHSASSQAPPARPATSPSPATARGPRKIKAPKTPKLQAPNLQVQAHALAPMAAWKGLSQSHLVQSLVDLFRGAEAGLPGLPGLPSSKDSDDSVEDDDDDDDDDDDDLDDLEDDEEDSDDSLSDSDSNSDSDADVSGGKLKDPKLKLPSSGSASKREKTPLKLTKGHASLLSNSTNHTATSCSPLNLQVIKTPNIVTSSSALAYHSSPSSSYSLAMPPGAGKRKRVMDEQELRIPLELGWQRETRIKSVSGKMQGDVAYYAPCGKKLRQYPDVMKYLSRNEISGITRDNFSFSAKIMVGDFYEAREGPQGLQWSLLKDEDVIPHILAMEGRRGRPPNSERQRGAEGGKGSRRRKGRPPNVGEGLGLGAEVPSPSEAKLLRKLEAQEIARQAAQMKMMRKLEKQAMARAAKEARKQQAIMAAEERRKQKEQMKIIKQQEKIKRIQQIRLEKEMRTQQILEAKRRKKEEVANAKVMEAEKRIKEKEMRRQHAVILKHQERERRRQHGMLMKAVEARKKAEERERLRQEKRDEKRLNKERKLELRRLELEIARELKKPNEDMCLADHKPLPEFSRIPGLILPGVAVSDCLMLMQFLRGFGKVLGFDVGVDVPTLGMLQEGLLNVGDSMGHVQDLLVRLLSLAVCDPGLPPGHKTKTMLGDHLTNVGINRDNVSEVLQMYMGAHCGQTELAELALSLKTKAFQAHTPAQKASILGFLANELACSKSVVSEIDKNLDHMTNMRKDKWLIEGKLKKLRTIHAKRTGKRDASMGGEETQPLGTPSSGLKRKRKAGAESDDDDDEDEDSDDLADEDDEEEEEEMKKGKKVETCDEDDGDQSTSVEELEKQIEKLAKQQHQVRRKLFEASHSLRSMMYGQDRYRRRYWVLPHCGGVFIEAMESGEAAGELDKERERRRTAAGEVHIKEEPQEEEVQKKKPGGVGGEERSVYTPVGSEEGKEEKKGSPNLFLLQSASLSKLTTLLHAAKDVAKETREAEADPRPKYNGSPTPPSVTTTTITTPPSYPAHNASLPALPTSPCALTAPNLPCEEAKPGFPTSTSSPSSFSSLLSPPPQLFSPMKTSTLTPTPPQLQYLPSDQLLRVLTERSGHWFTLLPRSPCDDTSLTTSPSPGPGPLQSSPLPSSSLTRPRSPPASPALPLTPSAASASASPHHPAGFINYPLSALQGKAGGSLLGLSAFCGGWPSGMMSPSQLPFCSSPLPGHSGLSSVEGSANAAPSVSSKSESPVPPGEKLSSTVPSPAMMEVPKHSDHPTPWPIPEEMLSGWWRVSDIEELRSLVESLHSRGVREKGLHRQMHKYMELIPQVCTKHRDAAMIELCELEESQVSVESVRGWCVEEQAMEMDIAVLQQVEELERKVTTASLQVKGWMYPEPQSEREDLVYHEHKPLPKQQPAAGGAADKDQPEDKADHKAGGVVRHADNPLDIAVTRLADLERNIERRYLRSPLGTTIQIRLDNVGAIGTVTVPAPSSSADREGGEEEVAHGMKVWRKALGDVRSAAQLAMCLQQLQKSIAWERSIMKVYCQICRKGDNEDLLLLCDGCDKGCHTYCHKPKITAIPEGDWYCPACISKASGPSPKNKKLPSKPVAGGGGKKPTTAEAKRNGKQAGNSNGNVEVSEDDSASANSTPKKGGGAKEPPSRKRKGEESPAPSQAPPTPQSRSQESPVVCVKRAKTARDNNRDLGLCRVLLAELERHQDAWPFLNPVNTKGIPGYRKVIKKPMDFATIREKLISSQYQNLETFIIDVNLVFDNCEKFNEDNSDIGRAGHNMRKFFDKRWTELLKQIN; this is translated from the exons GTCGTTTGTATGGGGCGATGAGCGACCAGCAGCCCTACACGTTGTCAAGTGCCTTCCCCCTGGTCAGCCACCCAGCCTTCGGCCTGTACACCACTAGCTCAGGACGCCCAGAGTTTGGAGGCCTGGGGTCGTTGGGGTCCCTGGGTTCTCTGGGGTCCTTGGGGATGTCTGCTGCCCTGGCCGCACACCCCCAGCTGGGGGCTCTGACAG AATGGTGGCGAGCAGCAGAGGCCCACAGTAGGGGGGCAGCAGCCTTCCTCCCCCCGTTCCTGGGCCTCCCCACAATGTTCACCCCCCACATCCAGCAGAACCACAGCCCcatgcaacccccctccaggacCCCCAGCAAAAACGGACAGATCCCCAAAG GGGTGAACGGGGCAGTGAACGGAAGTGGGGTCTCCTCCCCAACCATGCAGGGGTCTTACTCCATGAACGCGTCCCCATCTCTGGGTGCCTCCCAGTCTGTTAAGGGCCCCAAGGCCAGGGGCCCCAGGAGCAGCCCTCACAGCCAGAGCCACACAGCAGAGCTACAGCTGGAGAAAGTACCCCACAAACCTAAAGACAAG AAGCCCAGTAAAAAGCCAGCAGAGGTCGCTGGGGTCAGTGACAGCGAATCAGGCTCTTCCTCGGACAGCTCCAGCAACGGAGCCATCAGCAGCGACCTGGAGGACCTCGGAGGGGAAGAGGACGACGACGATGATGATGACGACGATGATGAAGACGAGGAAGAGGATGGAAAGTGTGAGGCGTGGAACTCTGAGAAGGAGAAGGCGAGGCGGgcgaagaagaaaaaaatgaag aTCGGGACACTAAGCTCAGGCATGAAGGAGGCACAAGACAAGAGGAACAACCTGCCCCACAGCCTACCCTCCGACCCCCCCATCCTGGTCCCCTCACAGCACTGCCCCTCTCCTCCTACCCTGTCCCAGAGCTCCCCCCTGTCCCTCCAGACCTCCCGGCCCAGGGAGGAGGGTCTCCAGCAGCACCTCAGTGTCATCCAGTCCACGGGCCTAGCAGCCAGCTCCAAGCCCCTGGCTCTCCTCACCCAACCCCGCAGGGAAACCTCCCCATCACCCCTCTCTGCCTCGCCAATCCCCCTCATCACCTCGCCCAAAGGACGCACCACATCCTCCCCCAAGCCGCCCAAGCTCCTGCCCTCCTCGCCGCAGAACCTGCCCCTGTCCCTCTGCACTTCCCTGTCCCGCTCCGTACCCCTGTCCTCCTCGCCTCAATCCTTCCCTCTCCTCACGTCGCCCATGGCCAACTCCCAGCAGCCCAAGCCTCTGAAGACACCTGGCAGTGGGAAAGCCAGTAAGAGGAAGCTGCTGGAGGATTCACTCTCTCAAATCAACGAATTCAGGCTCAAACAG TCTTTACTCTCGCAAGGCCAGACGTTCCCGGCGGCGCAGCCCAAGAAGCAGCAGGGTCACAGAACCTCTCGGAAGGCTGCTGGGGTGAAGTCATCCTCCTTGCCGCCCCCCAAGCTGTCCTCCCCGGAGAGTCTGGGTGGCGGTGGCAGAAGCACCAAGTTGCCCCctgctcccctcccccctcccccccagaaCAACCACTCCAACCTCTTCCTGTCCAGCGCTCTCCTGGGCCTGGCTGCCCACCCCAACGGAGTCATCCAAAGCACCACCGCTCAGGACGCACCGCTGGCCCTTATCACCAAGCCCCGCAAGGACTCCAACAAGGACCTCTCTGGGGCAGGGGCGTCCCTCTCGCTGCCCGTCAACCTCAGCACCGGCGGAAGGGCCCACTCGGCCTCTTCTCAGGCCCCCCCGGCGCGGCCCGCTACCTCACCCTCACCGGCCACGGCACGGGGCCCCAGGAAGATCAAGGCCCCCAAGACCCCTAAGCTCCAGGCCCCTAACCTCCAGGTTCAGGCCCATGCTCTGGCCCCCATGGCAGCCTGGAAGGGCCTCTCTCAGAGTCACCTGGTGCAGTCTCTGGTGGACCTGTTCAGAGGGGCCGAGGCCGGCCTCCCAGGTCTCCCCGGTCTCCCTAGCAGCAAGGACTCGGATGACTCTGTTGAGgatgacgacgacgacgacgatgatgatgatgatgatctggatgatttggaggatgatgaggaggactcGGATGACAGCTTGTCAG ATTCTGACAGTAACTCGGACAGCGACGCGGACGTCTCCGGTGGCAAACTGAAGGACCCGAAGCTGAAGCTGCCATCGTCAGGCTCCGCCTCCAAGAGGGAGAAGACCCCACTCAAGCTAACCAAAGGCCACGCCTCCTTACTGAGCAACTCAACCAATCACACAGCCACCAGCTGCTCCCCGCTCAACCTGCAGGTCATCAAGACGCCCAACATCGTCACCAGCTCCAGTGCCTTGGCCTATCAcagctctccttcctcctcctactCCCTGGCCATGCCCCCAG gcGCAGGGAAAAGAAAGAGGGTGATGGATGAGCAGGAGTTGAGGATACCTCTGGAGTTGGG CTGGCAGAGAGAAACGCGGATCAAGAGCGTGTCTGGGAAGATGCAAGGCGACGTGGCGTATTACGCGCCATGCGGGAAGAAGTTGAGGCAGTACCCAGATGTGATGAAG TATCTATCCAGAAATGAAATAAGTGGCATCACACGCGATAATTTTAGCTTCAGTGCAAAGATAATGGTTGGTGACTTCTATGAAGCCAGAGAAGGACCCCAG GGCCTGCAGTGGAGTCTGCTGAAGGACGAGGACGTCATCCCTCATATCCTGGCCATGGAGGGCCGGCGGGGACGGCCCCCCAACTCAGAGCGCCAGCGCGGGGCCGAGGGGGGAAAGGGCTCCCGGAGGAGGAAGGGCCGGCCGCCCAACGTGGGAGAGGGTCTGGGGTTGGGGGCAGAGGTGCCTAGCCCCAGCGAGGCCAAACTCTTACGCAAACTGGAGGCCCAag AGATAGCCAGGCAGGCGGCCCAGATGAAGATGATGAGGAAGCTGGAGAAGCAGGCCATGGCCAGGGCAGCCAAAGAGGCCAGGAAGCAACaag CCATCATGGCGGCCGAGGAAAGGAGGAAGCAGAAGGAGCAAATGAAGATCATCAAGCAGCAG GAGAAGATCAAGCGTATTCAGCAGATCAGGTTGGAGAAGGAGATGAGGACACAGCAGATCCTGGAG GCTAAACGGAGAAAGAAAGAAGAGGTTGCGAATGCCAAAGTTATGGAGGCAGAGAAACGAATAAAG GAGAAAGAAATGCGAAGACAGCATGCAGTCATTTTGAAGCACCAG gagagggagaggagacggcAACATGGGATGCTCATGAAGGCGGTGGAGGCTCGCAAGAAAGCAGAG GAGCGCGAGCGCTTGCGGCAGGAAAAGAGGGATGAGAAGCGCCTGAACAAGGAGCGGAAATTGGAGCTGAGGAGGCTGGAACTGGAGATTGCCAGGGAGCTGAAGAAGCCAAATGAAGACATGTGTCTGGCCGATCATAAG CCTCTTCCAGAGTTTTCCAGAATCCCTGGCCTGATCTTGCCGGGGGTTGCGGTGTCTGACTGCCTGATGCTGATGCAGTTCCTACGCGGCTTTGGGAAGGTGCTGGGCTTCGATGTGGGGGTGGACGTACCCACCCTGGGgatgctgcaggagggcctgctCAACGTGGGAGACAGCATGGGACACGTCCAGGACCTGCTGGTCAGACTCCTCTCCCTGGCCGTGTGTGACCCTGGACTGCCCCCTGGACACAAG acCAAGACCATGCTGGGGGACCATCTGACCAACGTGGGCATCAACCGGGACAACGTGTCGGAGGTGCTGCAGATGTACATGGGGGCCCATTGTGGGCAGACTGAGCTGGCTGAGCTGGCCCTCAGCCTGAAGACCAAGGCCTTCCAGGCCCACACCCCCGCCCAGAAGGCCTCCATACTAGGCTTCCTGGCCAATGAGCTGGCCTGCAGCAAGAGTGTCGTCAG TGAGATCGACAAGAACCTTGATCACATGACCAACATGAGGAAGGACAAGTGGCTGATCGAGGGCAAACTCAAAAA gttgaGGACCATCCATGCCAAACGGACCGGAAAGAGAGATGCCAGCATGGGAGGGGAGGAGACCCAGCCCCTGGGTACGCCTTCCTCTGGCCTCAAACGCAAGAGAAAGGCCGGAGCAGAAAGCGACGACGACGATGATGAAGACGAAGACAGCGACGACCTGGCCGATGAAGatgacgaggaagaggaggaggagatgaagaaGGGGAAGAAAGTGGAAACGTGTGACGAGGACGATGGGGACCAATCAACTAGTGTGGAGGAGCTGGAGAAACAGATAGAGAAGCTAGCCAAG CAACAGCACCAGGTGAGGAGGAAGCTGTTTGAGGCGTCCCACTCCCTGCGCTCCATGATGTACGGCCAGGACCGGTACCGCCGGCGCTACTGGGTTCTGCCCCACTGCGGAGGGGTCTTCATCGAGGCCATGGAGAGCGGAGAAGCTGCGGGGGAGctggacaaagagagggagaggaggaggacggcAGCAGGGGAGGTGCACATCAAGGAGGAGCCGCAGGAGGAGGAGGTGCAGAAGAAGAAACCTGGGGGCGTCGGCGGGGAGGAGAGGAGCGTCTACACCCCCGTGGGGtcagaggaagggaaggaggagaagaaaggtTCTCCCAATCTTTTCCTCTTGCAGTCAGCCTCTCTCTCCAAACTGACCACGCTCCTCCACGCCGCTAAGGACGTTGCCAAGGAAACCCGCGAAGCCGAGGCAGACCCCCGTCCCAAATACAACGGCAGCCCCACGCCACCCTCTGTTACCACGACAACAATAACAACACCACCATCCTATCCCGCCCACAACGCCTCTCTGCCCGCCTTACCTACAAGCCCCTGTGCGTTGACGGCGCCGAACCTGCCGTGCGAGGAGGCCAAGCCCGGCTTCCCCACCTCCACCTCGTCtccctcctcgttctcctctctcctgagcCCCCCACCCCAGCTTTTCAGCCCTATGAAGAcctccaccctaacccctacccctccACAGCTCCAGTACCTCCCCAGTGACCAGCTCCTCAGGGTCCTGACAGAGAGGAGCGGTCACTGGTTCACCCTGCTCCCCCGCTCCCCCTGTGACGACACCTCCCtaaccacctctccctccccaggGCCCGGCCCTCTCCAGTCCTCCCCGCTGCCCTCCTCCAGCCTCACACGGCCCAGGTCTCCCCCGGCCTCCCCCGCCCTGCCTCTCACCCCCTCGGCAGCGTCGGCCTCAGCCAGCCCCCACCATCCAGCTGGCTTCATCAACTACCCTCTGTCAGCCCTGCAG GGTAAGGCTGGCGGGTCGTTGCTGGGTCTCTCAGCGTTCTGCGGTGGCTGGCCCAGTGGAATGATGAGCCCCAGCCAGCTGCCCTTCTGCAGCAGCCCCCTGCCAGGCCACTCAGGCCTCAGCTCCGTGGAGGGCAGTGCCAACGCGGCGCCCAGCGTCTCCAGCAAGAGCGAGTCGCCTGTTCCTCCCGGCGAGAAGCTCTCGTCCACGGTGCCCTCTCCCGCCATGATGGAGGTGCCCAAGCACTCGGATCACCCCACACCATGGCCCATCCCTGagg agATGCTGTCAGGCTGGTGGCGAGTGTCAGACATTGAGGAGCTGCGCTCCCTGGTGGAGTCCCTCCACAGCCGGGGAGTCAGAGAGAAGGGCCTGCACCGACAGATGCACAAATACATGGAGCTCATCCCACAGGTCTGCACCAAGCACCGAGACG CGGCCATGATAGAGCTGTGTGAGCTGGAGGAGAGCCAGGTGAGTGTGGAGTCAGTGCGGGGGTGGTGTGTGGAGGAGCAGGCCATGGAGATGGACATCGCTGTGCTGCAGCAGGTGGAGGAGCTGGAGAGGAAGGTCACCACCGCCAGCCTGCAGGTCAAG GGCTGGATGTACCCCGAGCCCCAATCAGAGAGGGAGGACCTGGTCTACCACGAGCACAAGCCCCTCCCCAAACAACAACCAGCGGCGGGCGGCGCTGCCGACAAAGACCAACCGGAGGACAAGGCGGACCACAAGGCGGGCGGCGTGGTGCGTCACGCGGACAACCCTCTGGACATAGCGGTGACGCGGCTGGCGGACCTGGAGAGGAACATCGAGAGAAGGTACCTGAGGAGCCCCTTAGGTACCACCATTCAGATCAGGCTGGATAATGTGGGGGCTATCGGTACCGTCACTGTCCCCGCTCCCTCCAGTAGTGCTGACAGGGAAGG GGGCGAAGAGGAGGTGGCCCATGGGATGAAGGTGTGGAGGAAGGCCCTGGGCGACGTCCGCAGTGCCGCCCAGCTGGCCATGTGTCTCCAGCAGCTCCAGAAGTCCATCGCCTGGGAGAGGTCCATCATGAAAGTG TACTGTCAGATCTGCAGGAAGGGTGACAACGAGGACCTGCTCCTGCTGTGTGACGGCTGTGACAAAGGCTGCCACACGTACTGTCACAAACCCAAGATCACCGCCATCCCCGAGGGGGACTGGTACTGCCCCGCCTGCATATCCAAG gcgaGCGGCCCATCTCCCAAGAACAAGAAGCTGCCCAGCAAACCGGTGGCGGGTGGAGGCGGGAAGAAACCCACCACTGCTGAGGCCAAGCGGAATGGGAAGCAGGCCGGCAACAGTAACGGTAACGTGGAGGTGTCAGAGGACGACTCGGCGAGCGCCAACAGCACCCCGAAGAAAGGAGGAGGAGCGAAAGAGCCCCCCAGCAggaaaaggaaaggagaggagagccccGCCCCGTCCCAGGCCCCGCCCACACCCCAGTCACGCAGTCAGGagagccctgtggtgtgtgtgaagAGAGCCAAGACAGCCAGAGACAACAACAGAGACCTGGGTTTGTGCAG GGTGCTCCTGGCTGAGTTGGAGCGCCACCAGGATGCCTGGCCCTTCCTCAACCCCGTCAACACCAAGGGGATCCCTGGCTACAGGAAGGTCATCAAGAAGCCCATGGACTTCGCCACCATCAGAGAGAAGCTCATCAGCAGCCA GTATCAGAATCTGGAGACTTTCATTATTGACGTCAACCTGGTTTTTGATAACTGTGAAAAGTTTAATGAAGACAATTCAGACATTGGGCGAGCGGGACACAACATGAGGAAGTTCTTTGATAAGAGATGGACAGAGCTTCTCAAGCAAATAAACTAA